The sequence CGGTCAGTACACCCCGTAGTCCGGGCACATCGGTAACGCGAATGCTATTCGCCAGTGAACGTTTAGCAAAGCTGGTATGTTGTAAAATCTGGAGGGAAAACAATCTACCGAGGATTAATAACAGCAAGGCAATCGACACTGCGCGGAGGAAATACATCCGGGTGGGAGTTACATCCGCCGTGATCATTCCTTCGCTCCGAACGGGGGAAAGAGACTACGGAGAAATGCGAAAAAGAGCGTATACAAAAGCGAGGGGAGCCCAATTTGTACCCACTGGGTAAGGAAATTTCCTCCCGTTCTCGTCTCAATAAAATGAATAACCGCTTCGGCGAATAGTCCGCCTAACGTCGCCGCGATCATCCACCGCAACCGCGATAACGGCATATTCGGTTCGCGCCCGCGAGTACCCAACCATAGTGCGGGAATCCAACCGAGCGCAGTCAATCCAATCGGCAAGCCCGCCATCGAGTCGACCAATGGACTGAGTAGAAATCCTAAGACGATTGCTTGCACTGGGGATGCTCGTAACGCTCCCCACAACAACGCGAGAAAAATGAAATCGGGAACTGCCGGTCCCAATGCGATCCGGCTTGAAAACACCAATTGAATCGGAACGAGCAAAACGAGGAAAAATGGCCAGCGGAAGAGCGCGCTCATTGGTCGACATCCCCCTCTTTCTCCACTTGTCCATAACTGGTGAGGATGAAGACGCTCTCAACCGCGTCGATATTCTGTACCGGTTCGACCGGGAGAATTTGGAAGTGGCTGCTGGGTGCGGGAATCGGCAATTGCTTCGCAACCGGAATCCCTTTCGGATAAACAACACCAACACCGGCAGTGACCCATATATCTTTATACTTCACGTCGCTCGTGAGTGGTACACCGTCGATAGTTAATCGTCCCGAATGATCGGCGCGTAATATCCCTTCGACCCGGCTCCGTTGATTCCGGACAGCGACTCCCATCTGCGGATCGCCCAATACTTGTACTTCCGCCGCGCCCATCCGTACCCGTAATACTCGTCCGACTAACCCGGTAGTTGTCATCACCGGCATCGGCGGTAGAATACCTTCGTTCGCACCGATATTCACTATCACTCGACGATTGCCAATCCGCCGATATCTGCCAATCACTTCCGCGGTTTTGGTCGTCCAAGTGGGGGGAGGAACAAATCCGATCATTTCCCGCAGCCGTTCGTTTTCTTCGCGGGCTTCGAGCAAATAACTCAATTCGCTTTTCGCCTGCATCAGCTCTTGCCGCAATTGCGCATTCTCCGGCCACAACGCAATCGTCCGCGGAATCCAGAGCAGTGGGGAACTTACAATACTGACACCGGTCGCTATCGTTCCCCGAACGGCAAGCCCAACCGGGCCGCCCGTAAGAACAACGAGCAGCAGCGCAACGACCCATAATGCAAGCGCCACCCAGCTATCAAGGTGGCGCCGCCAGAAATTTCTACCAGGTTTGGACACGATTAAGCAATCTATTCTAATTGAAAACGAAAAAGCATAAAATGTGGATTACTAATGTATTTTCGAACTGCAAGTCTTATTACTGTTGAGTGGAAGTCCATTCACTAATCTCACAAACCGGCAACGCTCCTCTATCCCATCCATCGGATCGCGACGCATCGAAATGCCATTGCGCTTCGCCTCGGCAAACAACTCATCCGACAGGGCAAGCGAATGAAAGCAATCCTGTTTCTCGATTGCACGAAATTCGCGTTGCTTGTCCGCTACCATTTGCCACTGTTCAGACGTTAATGCCGAGGGAGACTTATGCATAATTACCCGTGAATCGCTTATTGCATTCCTGTTACAAAAAAAACGAAAATCGCTAATTATCCAGCAACACCTTCTGCAACCGCTCGAAGTCGTCGAGCACGCGACCGGTGCCACGAACAACGCAAGTGAGCGGGTCTTCCGCCACTTCCACTGGCAGCGAAGTTTCCTCCCGCAATTTCGCATCGAGTCCGCGCAACAACGCGCCACCGCCTGTGAGAATAATTCCACGGTCACGGATATCGGCGGAAAGTTCCGGTGGAGTTTTTTCGAGCGAGACGCGAACTGCTTTCACTATCGATGCAACCGGTTCAGCAATCGCCTCGCGGATGTGCGCGCTGGAGACTTCGACTGCTTTCGGAATGCCGTTTACTAAATCGCGGCCTTTCGCAAACATCGTCAATTCTTCTTCGAGCGGAAATGCACTGCCGATTTTCACTTTAATATCTTCCGCCATCCGCTCGCCAATCAATAAATTGAAATTGCGGCGCATGTAATTCATAATCGCTTCGTCGAGTTCGTCGCCTGCGATACGGATCGATGTATCTGACACGATTCCACCAAGTGAGATCACAGCGATTTCGGTCGTACCTCCGCCAATATCGATGACCATGCTGCCGAGCGGTTCGAGCACCGGGAGACCGACGCCGAGCGCCGCCGCCATTGGTTCTGCAATCAAATACACTTCGCGCGCGCCGGCTTGTTCGGTCGAGTCGCGGATAATTCGTTTTTCCGCTTTGGTCACGCCGGAAGGAACGCATACGATGACGCGCGGTCGATTGATCGGATTCTTGATCACTTTGCGAATTAGGCTACGAATCATGATTTCGGCAACGTCGTCGTCGTCGATCACGCCGTCGCGCATCGGTCGAATCACTTCGATGTTACGATGTCCTTTGCCCATCATTTCGCGGGCGGCCGAGCCGATCGCGACCACTTTCCGGTCGCTCCGATTCAATGCCACCACCGATGGTTCGCGAACAAAAATGCCGCGCGACTTGACATAAATCAGCGTATTCGCGGTCCCAAGATCGATCGCGATATCGTTGGTAAGAAAATTAGAAAACCAACCCATGCTTTTTATTCGATTCCTATCTCCGGCTGGGCCGAAGCTGAATGCAAAATTCCTGTACTTGCGTTAGCGAGCGGATCGGGATTGTATTCGCCACCGGTTCTCCGCCCGGAATAATCGTTAAATCGTTGTAGTTGCGCACTACGGGATAATACAGCATCCCGTATGCGGTAGCGGCATTGCGCCCCTCCGCGATAGCGTCGAGCGAATTCTGCTCGAAGTAAGCCCGATCCGACGAACCCTCAAACGGAAAATCGATGGCAAGCCGCAACTTTCCCGCTGTTCCAAACGGCGCCATTTCGCTCATGTAAGTGTTTCGCGTTTCATAAGGAACGAGTACGCCGTCGGAACCGTTATATCCGACAAACATCTCATCCTGAGCTACCGCGTCGACTGCCGCGACAAAATCGGGAAAACGGCTCAAGCCGCTGCACCGCAATGCAATCGTGAAAAAATTACTCTCCCGCGCATGAATCGTATCGCATAACTCGACGACCAGATTTTTCATCCGCGACGATGCATCGGACAATTCGGGAAACCGTTGCCACGCCTCTAACCCGGTAAGATAAGCCCCATCGTAATCTACTCGCAAAAGCTTTGCGAGGTACGATGCGGAATCCCGCAACAAAATTCGCTTCCATTCGGAATCCCAATACTTTACCGTCCATTTTCCCGATCCGGCGGGGGATTCCCGTACTAACCACGATGGCGCACTGGAGTCGGGCAAACCGTCGGAGTTCGCATCCCAGACGGGATTCCAGTAATACCGGTTGGTTTCAGCAACTCCGAGAGAAAGATATGAGACTACTAACGCATTGCTTTGCGCTTTGAGTAGCGCAATTTCTCCCGCATCGTAAGCGCGCTCGTCACTCCCATCCTGACTGTAATCCATGATAATGAGGTCGTAACCACTCGCGCCTAAGTCTTGCAAGTACTGCACCCGGTCGCTATCGGTTGTACCATCCCCGCCCGGCGTACCAGCACAGCCGGCGATTAGAAGGATAAGCGAGCACAATGTGAATATTGCGTACATAGTCTCTGCGAAAGGGGCGCATTTAGTGATACGCCCAAGTTCAATCTACTACAAATGGCGGAAATGCCGTCTGCCTGTGAAATACAGCACGATGCCAAGCTTGTTTGCTGCCGTGATCACCTCATTGTCTTTAATCGAACCACCCGGCTCAACAATCGATTTGACACCAACTTCCGCTGCCAGTTCAATACTGTCGGCAAATGGGAAGAACGCGTCCGAGGCGAGCGCGCACCCTTCCAACGAATGCCCGAAACCCTTTGCCCGCCGCAACGCATTCTGGACGGCATCGACTCGGCTGGTCTCGCCGCCGCCGATTCCGATGGTAGCAAATCCGCTCTCAGTACGCTTAGCAAACACGACTGCATTCGACTTAACCCCTTTGACGATATGCCAGGCAAATTCGAGTAGAGCGAAATCTTCCCCTTCGCAACCCTTATCAGTCGTCAGTTTCCAGTCTTTCGCCGGAATCGTACCGGGATCGATTTCCTCAACTAACATGCCGCCTAACACTCGCCGGAATTCGTAGGGGAAATAGGGCGGAGTCGTTGGCAGCGAGCCGACTATCCAACGGAGATTTTTCGACTTCGCCAATATCTCACCG comes from bacterium and encodes:
- a CDS encoding rod shape-determining protein; its protein translation is MGWFSNFLTNDIAIDLGTANTLIYVKSRGIFVREPSVVALNRSDRKVVAIGSAAREMMGKGHRNIEVIRPMRDGVIDDDDVAEIMIRSLIRKVIKNPINRPRVIVCVPSGVTKAEKRIIRDSTEQAGAREVYLIAEPMAAALGVGLPVLEPLGSMVIDIGGGTTEIAVISLGGIVSDTSIRIAGDELDEAIMNYMRRNFNLLIGERMAEDIKVKIGSAFPLEEELTMFAKGRDLVNGIPKAVEVSSAHIREAIAEPVASIVKAVRVSLEKTPPELSADIRDRGIILTGGGALLRGLDAKLREETSLPVEVAEDPLTCVVRGTGRVLDDFERLQKVLLDN
- a CDS encoding endo alpha-1,4 polygalactosaminidase, with amino-acid sequence MYAIFTLCSLILLIAGCAGTPGGDGTTDSDRVQYLQDLGASGYDLIIMDYSQDGSDERAYDAGEIALLKAQSNALVVSYLSLGVAETNRYYWNPVWDANSDGLPDSSAPSWLVRESPAGSGKWTVKYWDSEWKRILLRDSASYLAKLLRVDYDGAYLTGLEAWQRFPELSDASSRMKNLVVELCDTIHARESNFFTIALRCSGLSRFPDFVAAVDAVAQDEMFVGYNGSDGVLVPYETRNTYMSEMAPFGTAGKLRLAIDFPFEGSSDRAYFEQNSLDAIAEGRNAATAYGMLYYPVVRNYNDLTIIPGGEPVANTIPIRSLTQVQEFCIQLRPSRR
- the mreC gene encoding rod shape-determining protein MreC, with the protein product MSKPGRNFWRRHLDSWVALALWVVALLLVVLTGGPVGLAVRGTIATGVSIVSSPLLWIPRTIALWPENAQLRQELMQAKSELSYLLEAREENERLREMIGFVPPPTWTTKTAEVIGRYRRIGNRRVIVNIGANEGILPPMPVMTTTGLVGRVLRVRMGAAEVQVLGDPQMGVAVRNQRSRVEGILRADHSGRLTIDGVPLTSDVKYKDIWVTAGVGVVYPKGIPVAKQLPIPAPSSHFQILPVEPVQNIDAVESVFILTSYGQVEKEGDVDQ